In Ovis canadensis isolate MfBH-ARS-UI-01 breed Bighorn chromosome 3, ARS-UI_OviCan_v2, whole genome shotgun sequence, one DNA window encodes the following:
- the PTPA gene encoding serine/threonine-protein phosphatase 2A activator isoform X5 — MAEGERQTPSDSSEDAPPTTQNFIIPKKEIHTVPDMGKWKRSQAYADYIGFILTLNEGVKGKKLSFEYKVSEAIEKLVTLLNTLDRWIDETPPVDQPSRFGNKAYRTWYARLDQEAENLVATVVPTHLAAAVPEVAVYLKESVGNSTRIDYGTGHEAAFAAFLCCLCKIGVLRVDDQIAIVFKVFNRYLEVMRKLQKTYRMEPAGSQGVWGLDDFQFLPFIWGSSQLIDHPYLEPRHFVDEKAVNENHKDYMFLECILFITEVFC, encoded by the exons ATTCTTCAGAGGATGCCCCTCCCACCACTCAGAACTTCATCATTCCAAAGAAAGAGATCCACACTGTTCCAGATATGGGCAAATGGAAGCGTTCTCAG GCGTACGCTGACTACATCGGATTCATCCTCACCCTCAATGAAGGTGTGAAGGGGAAGAAGCTGAGCTTTGAGTACAAGGTCTCCGAG GCCATTGAGAAACTGGTCACTCTTCTCAACACGCTGGACAGGTGGATCGATGAGACCCCTCCAGTGGACCAGCCCTCTCGATTTGGGAACAAGGCCTACAGGACCTGGTATGCCAGACTTGACCAG GAAGCAGAAAACTTGGTTGCCACGGTGGTCCCCACCCACCTGGCAGCAGCTGTGCCCGAGGTGGCTGTTTACCTAAAGGAGTCCGTGGGGAACTCCACGCGCATCGACTATGGCACAG gaCATGAAGCAGCCTTTGCTGCTTTCCTCTGCTGTCTCTGCAAGATCGGGGTGCTACGGGTAGATGACCAAATAGCCATTGTCTTCAAGGTGTTCAATCG GTACCTTGAGGTTATGAGGAAGCTCCAAAAGACGTACCGGATGGAACCGGCCGGCAGCCAGGGTGTGTGGGGCTTGGATGACTTCCAGTTTCTGCCCTTCATCTGGGGCAGTTCGCAGCTGATAG ACCACCCGTATCTGGAGCCCAGGCACTTTGTGGATGAGAAGGCTGTGAACGAGAACCACAAGGACTACATGTTCCTGGAGTGCATCCTGTTTATCACCGAG GTCTTCTGCTAG
- the PTPA gene encoding serine/threonine-protein phosphatase 2A activator isoform X1, with the protein MAEGERQTPSDSSEDAPPTTQNFIIPKKEIHTVPDMGKWKRSQAYADYIGFILTLNEGVKGKKLSFEYKVSEAIEKLVTLLNTLDRWIDETPPVDQPSRFGNKAYRTWYARLDQEAENLVATVVPTHLAAAVPEVAVYLKESVGNSTRIDYGTGHEAAFAAFLCCLCKIGVLRVDDQIAIVFKVFNRYLEVMRKLQKTYRMEPAGSQGVWGLDDFQFLPFIWGSSQLIDHPYLEPRHFVDEKAVNENHKDYMFLECILFITEMKTGPFAEHSNQLWNISAVPSWSKVNQGLIRMYKAECLEKFPVIQHFKFGSLLPIHPVTSSC; encoded by the exons ATTCTTCAGAGGATGCCCCTCCCACCACTCAGAACTTCATCATTCCAAAGAAAGAGATCCACACTGTTCCAGATATGGGCAAATGGAAGCGTTCTCAG GCGTACGCTGACTACATCGGATTCATCCTCACCCTCAATGAAGGTGTGAAGGGGAAGAAGCTGAGCTTTGAGTACAAGGTCTCCGAG GCCATTGAGAAACTGGTCACTCTTCTCAACACGCTGGACAGGTGGATCGATGAGACCCCTCCAGTGGACCAGCCCTCTCGATTTGGGAACAAGGCCTACAGGACCTGGTATGCCAGACTTGACCAG GAAGCAGAAAACTTGGTTGCCACGGTGGTCCCCACCCACCTGGCAGCAGCTGTGCCCGAGGTGGCTGTTTACCTAAAGGAGTCCGTGGGGAACTCCACGCGCATCGACTATGGCACAG gaCATGAAGCAGCCTTTGCTGCTTTCCTCTGCTGTCTCTGCAAGATCGGGGTGCTACGGGTAGATGACCAAATAGCCATTGTCTTCAAGGTGTTCAATCG GTACCTTGAGGTTATGAGGAAGCTCCAAAAGACGTACCGGATGGAACCGGCCGGCAGCCAGGGTGTGTGGGGCTTGGATGACTTCCAGTTTCTGCCCTTCATCTGGGGCAGTTCGCAGCTGATAG ACCACCCGTATCTGGAGCCCAGGCACTTTGTGGATGAGAAGGCTGTGAACGAGAACCACAAGGACTACATGTTCCTGGAGTGCATCCTGTTTATCACCGAG ATGAAGACAGGCCCCTTTGCAGAGCACTCCAACCAGCTGTGGAACATCAGCGCGGTCCCCTCCTGGTCCAAAGTGAACCAGGGTCTCATCCGCATGTATAAGGCTGAG tgcCTGGAGAAGTTTCCCGTGATCCAGCACTTCAAGTTTGGGAGTCTCCTGCCCATCCATCCCGTCACGTCGTCGTGCTGA
- the PTPA gene encoding serine/threonine-protein phosphatase 2A activator isoform X3, translating into MAEGERQTPSDSSEDAPPTTQNFIIPKKEIHTVPDMGKWKRSQAYADYIGFILTLNEGVKGKKLSFEYKVSEAIEKLVTLLNTLDRWIDETPPVDQPSRFGNKAYRTWYARLDQEAENLVATVVPTHLAAAVPEVAVYLKESVGNSTRIDYGTGHEAAFAAFLCCLCKIGVLRVDDQIAIVFKVFNRYLEVMRKLQKTYRMEPAGSQGVWGLDDFQFLPFIWGSSQLIDHPYLEPRHFVDEKAVNENHKDYMFLECILFITEHARAPCPSPTPRVHSDSRPSSP; encoded by the exons ATTCTTCAGAGGATGCCCCTCCCACCACTCAGAACTTCATCATTCCAAAGAAAGAGATCCACACTGTTCCAGATATGGGCAAATGGAAGCGTTCTCAG GCGTACGCTGACTACATCGGATTCATCCTCACCCTCAATGAAGGTGTGAAGGGGAAGAAGCTGAGCTTTGAGTACAAGGTCTCCGAG GCCATTGAGAAACTGGTCACTCTTCTCAACACGCTGGACAGGTGGATCGATGAGACCCCTCCAGTGGACCAGCCCTCTCGATTTGGGAACAAGGCCTACAGGACCTGGTATGCCAGACTTGACCAG GAAGCAGAAAACTTGGTTGCCACGGTGGTCCCCACCCACCTGGCAGCAGCTGTGCCCGAGGTGGCTGTTTACCTAAAGGAGTCCGTGGGGAACTCCACGCGCATCGACTATGGCACAG gaCATGAAGCAGCCTTTGCTGCTTTCCTCTGCTGTCTCTGCAAGATCGGGGTGCTACGGGTAGATGACCAAATAGCCATTGTCTTCAAGGTGTTCAATCG GTACCTTGAGGTTATGAGGAAGCTCCAAAAGACGTACCGGATGGAACCGGCCGGCAGCCAGGGTGTGTGGGGCTTGGATGACTTCCAGTTTCTGCCCTTCATCTGGGGCAGTTCGCAGCTGATAG ACCACCCGTATCTGGAGCCCAGGCACTTTGTGGATGAGAAGGCTGTGAACGAGAACCACAAGGACTACATGTTCCTGGAGTGCATCCTGTTTATCACCGAG cacgccagggctccctgtccatcaccaactcccagagttcactcagactcacgtccatcaagtccgtga
- the PTPA gene encoding serine/threonine-protein phosphatase 2A activator isoform X2 — MYSSEDAPPTTQNFIIPKKEIHTVPDMGKWKRSQAYADYIGFILTLNEGVKGKKLSFEYKVSEAIEKLVTLLNTLDRWIDETPPVDQPSRFGNKAYRTWYARLDQEAENLVATVVPTHLAAAVPEVAVYLKESVGNSTRIDYGTGHEAAFAAFLCCLCKIGVLRVDDQIAIVFKVFNRYLEVMRKLQKTYRMEPAGSQGVWGLDDFQFLPFIWGSSQLIDHPYLEPRHFVDEKAVNENHKDYMFLECILFITEMKTGPFAEHSNQLWNISAVPSWSKVNQGLIRMYKAECLEKFPVIQHFKFGSLLPIHPVTSSC; from the exons ATGT ATTCTTCAGAGGATGCCCCTCCCACCACTCAGAACTTCATCATTCCAAAGAAAGAGATCCACACTGTTCCAGATATGGGCAAATGGAAGCGTTCTCAG GCGTACGCTGACTACATCGGATTCATCCTCACCCTCAATGAAGGTGTGAAGGGGAAGAAGCTGAGCTTTGAGTACAAGGTCTCCGAG GCCATTGAGAAACTGGTCACTCTTCTCAACACGCTGGACAGGTGGATCGATGAGACCCCTCCAGTGGACCAGCCCTCTCGATTTGGGAACAAGGCCTACAGGACCTGGTATGCCAGACTTGACCAG GAAGCAGAAAACTTGGTTGCCACGGTGGTCCCCACCCACCTGGCAGCAGCTGTGCCCGAGGTGGCTGTTTACCTAAAGGAGTCCGTGGGGAACTCCACGCGCATCGACTATGGCACAG gaCATGAAGCAGCCTTTGCTGCTTTCCTCTGCTGTCTCTGCAAGATCGGGGTGCTACGGGTAGATGACCAAATAGCCATTGTCTTCAAGGTGTTCAATCG GTACCTTGAGGTTATGAGGAAGCTCCAAAAGACGTACCGGATGGAACCGGCCGGCAGCCAGGGTGTGTGGGGCTTGGATGACTTCCAGTTTCTGCCCTTCATCTGGGGCAGTTCGCAGCTGATAG ACCACCCGTATCTGGAGCCCAGGCACTTTGTGGATGAGAAGGCTGTGAACGAGAACCACAAGGACTACATGTTCCTGGAGTGCATCCTGTTTATCACCGAG ATGAAGACAGGCCCCTTTGCAGAGCACTCCAACCAGCTGTGGAACATCAGCGCGGTCCCCTCCTGGTCCAAAGTGAACCAGGGTCTCATCCGCATGTATAAGGCTGAG tgcCTGGAGAAGTTTCCCGTGATCCAGCACTTCAAGTTTGGGAGTCTCCTGCCCATCCATCCCGTCACGTCGTCGTGCTGA
- the PTPA gene encoding serine/threonine-protein phosphatase 2A activator isoform X4, translated as MYSSEDAPPTTQNFIIPKKEIHTVPDMGKWKRSQAYADYIGFILTLNEGVKGKKLSFEYKVSEAIEKLVTLLNTLDRWIDETPPVDQPSRFGNKAYRTWYARLDQEAENLVATVVPTHLAAAVPEVAVYLKESVGNSTRIDYGTGHEAAFAAFLCCLCKIGVLRVDDQIAIVFKVFNRYLEVMRKLQKTYRMEPAGSQGVWGLDDFQFLPFIWGSSQLIDHPYLEPRHFVDEKAVNENHKDYMFLECILFITEHARAPCPSPTPRVHSDSRPSSP; from the exons ATGT ATTCTTCAGAGGATGCCCCTCCCACCACTCAGAACTTCATCATTCCAAAGAAAGAGATCCACACTGTTCCAGATATGGGCAAATGGAAGCGTTCTCAG GCGTACGCTGACTACATCGGATTCATCCTCACCCTCAATGAAGGTGTGAAGGGGAAGAAGCTGAGCTTTGAGTACAAGGTCTCCGAG GCCATTGAGAAACTGGTCACTCTTCTCAACACGCTGGACAGGTGGATCGATGAGACCCCTCCAGTGGACCAGCCCTCTCGATTTGGGAACAAGGCCTACAGGACCTGGTATGCCAGACTTGACCAG GAAGCAGAAAACTTGGTTGCCACGGTGGTCCCCACCCACCTGGCAGCAGCTGTGCCCGAGGTGGCTGTTTACCTAAAGGAGTCCGTGGGGAACTCCACGCGCATCGACTATGGCACAG gaCATGAAGCAGCCTTTGCTGCTTTCCTCTGCTGTCTCTGCAAGATCGGGGTGCTACGGGTAGATGACCAAATAGCCATTGTCTTCAAGGTGTTCAATCG GTACCTTGAGGTTATGAGGAAGCTCCAAAAGACGTACCGGATGGAACCGGCCGGCAGCCAGGGTGTGTGGGGCTTGGATGACTTCCAGTTTCTGCCCTTCATCTGGGGCAGTTCGCAGCTGATAG ACCACCCGTATCTGGAGCCCAGGCACTTTGTGGATGAGAAGGCTGTGAACGAGAACCACAAGGACTACATGTTCCTGGAGTGCATCCTGTTTATCACCGAG cacgccagggctccctgtccatcaccaactcccagagttcactcagactcacgtccatcaagtccgtga